One genomic segment of Mangifera indica cultivar Alphonso chromosome 6, CATAS_Mindica_2.1, whole genome shotgun sequence includes these proteins:
- the LOC123219111 gene encoding two-pore potassium channel 3-like codes for MEKEPLLSYFSPRRKPLPSPPLLPLPEDGGISVPMPLTPSEYKDILIFGPSPPMASSPTVDALTLSLSSPRGSPSHSMVNPFESPKKQTVQEPSHSWLLEPFTKTTKSNLHRSKTAPAMAVINELQQHPVPKPQFGSQSIVRQAFVLLMLYLSLGVLIYWFNRDNFSANETHPVVDALYFCIVTMCTIGYGDITPNTVATKLFSILFVLVGFGFVDILLSGMVTYVLDLQESNLLKTIKGADDKETRSSYIVDVKKGRMRIRMKVALALGVVVLCIGVGVAVMHFVEKLGWLDSFYLSVMSVTTVGYGDRAFRSLAGRIFASIWLLVSTLAVARAFLYLAEARVDKRHRRMAKWVLHQDMTVAEFLAADIDNNGCVSKSEYVIYKLKEMGKITEKDIQQVCETFDRLDTGNCGKITLADLMPSHRR; via the exons ATGGAAAAAGAACCTCTTTTGTCTTATTTTAGTCCGAGAAGGAAACCTCTACCTTCGCCTCCTCTGCTTCCCCTTCCTGAAGATGGTGGAATTTCTGTTCCAATGCCTTTAACCCCGTCTGAATATAAAGATATTCTTATCTTTGGACCCTCTCCTCCTATGGCATCTTCCCCAACTGTGGATGCTTTAACTCTGTCTCTTTCATCGCCAAGGGGATCCCCTTCTCATTCAATGGTAAATCCTTTTGAATCGCCCAAAAAACAAACAGTTCAGGAGCCATCACATTCTTGGTTGCTTGAACCTTTCACTAAAACAACAAAGAGTAATCTTCATAGGTCGAAGACTGCTCCTGCTATGGCTGTCATCAATGAATTACAGCAACATCCTGTGCCTAAGCCTCAGTTTGGTTCTCAATCTATAGTTCGGCAGGCTTTTGTGCttttaatgttatatttgtCATTAGGTGTGCTTATATATTGGTTTAATCGGGATAATTTTTCGGCTAATGAGACTCACCCTGTTGTTGATGCATTGTATTTTTGTATTGTGACCATGTGCACAATTGGGTATGGAGATATTACCCCTAATACTGTAGCAACTAAGTTGTTTTCTATATTGTTTGTCTTGGTTGGATTtggttttgttgatattttgCTTTCGGGGATGGTTACTTATGTGCTTGATTTGCAAGAGAGTAATTTGTTGAAAACTATAAAGGGTGCTGATGATAAAGAGACTCGGAGTTCATATATTGTTGATGTGAAGAAAGGGAGGATGAGGATAAGAATGAAGGTGGCATTGGCTTTGGGTGTTGTGGTTCTTTGTATTGGCGTTGGTGTTGCTGTTATGCATTTTGTTGAGAAGCTAGGCTGGTTAGATTCATTTTATCTTTCGGTTATGTCGGTTACCACAGTAGGGTACGGTGACAGGGCTTTCCGGTCATTGGCTGGTCGAATTTTTGCTTCCATTTGGTTGCTTGTATCAACACTTGCAGTTGCTCGGGCGTTTTTGTATTTGGCTGAGGCTAGAGTAGATAAGCGGCACAGGAGGATGGCAAAGTGGGTGCTTCATCAGGACATGACTGTGGCTGAATTTCTTGCAGCAGATATTGACAACAATGGTTGTGTGAG CAAATCAGAATATGTCATATACAAGCTCAAAGAGATGGGAAAGATAACAGAGAAGGATATTCAGCAGGTTTGTGAGACCTTTGACAGGCTAGACACGGGAAACTGTGGAAAGATAACTCTTGCCGATCTGATGCCAAGTCACCGAAGATAA
- the LOC123219112 gene encoding DNA-binding protein DDB_G0278111-like has product MADPELEAIRQRRMQELMAQRGMGTQQNTEQQKAQEEAQREADEQRQMMLSQILSSEARERLSRIALVKPEKARGVEDILLRAAQMGQIVEKVSEEKLISLLEQINTQTSKQTKVTIQRRRSVLEDDD; this is encoded by the exons ATG GCTGATCCTGAATTAGAAGCAATCAGACAAAGAAGAATGCAAGAGCTCATGGCTCAACGTGGCATG GGTACTCAACAGAACACGGAGCAGCAGAAAGCACAAGAAGAGGCCCAGAG GGAGGCAGATGAGCAAAGGCAAATGATGCTTAGTCAGATTTTGTCATCTGAAGCACGTGAAAGAC TTTCTCGAATTGCTTTGGTGAAACCTGAGAAAGCCAGAGGAGTTGAGGATATTTTACTAAGAGCTGCTCAAATGGGCCAAATTGTTGAGAAG GTTTCTGAAGAGAAGCTGATATCGTTACTGGAACAGATCAACACCCAAACCAGCAAACAGACCAAAGTCACT ATCCAGAGGCGCCGGAGTGTTTTGGAAGATGATGATTAA
- the LOC123219114 gene encoding probable methyltransferase At1g29790: MGFTMGLNLVLLLAMVATNILSLYHLSSTSLLSSPKPPTPQQVPDQLLHQLQTIRATINHLTRHQPPPTTTTSTSASTIPQDLLLYSRLSPIASSCHNHPDLIHQYMSYTPFTLCPLDTQLQETLILRGCHPLPRRRCFSRTPPKPSSSLALNPFGPLLDSNVIWTNYNCKSFSCLVKQNPNLGFDPASEKSSSFLNFKTELDLPVPQLFQIAKAANFVIRLGVDVGGATGSFAARMKLYNVTVLTTTMNLGAPYSEAVALRGLVPLHVPLQQRLPIFDGVVDLVRCGHAVNRWIPLTMMDFLFYDVDRVLRAGGYLWLDRFFSKEVDLEKVYGPLIGKLGYKKVKWATATKNAKTGDVYLTALLQKPVSK; this comes from the coding sequence ATGGGTTTCACCATGGGCTTGAATTTGGTTCTTCTTCTCGCCATGGTGGCCACCAACATTCTCTCTCTCTACCACCTCTCCTCcacttctcttctctcttctccaAAGCCTCCAACTCCCCAACAAGTCCCTGATCAGCTTCTCCATCAACTCCAAACAATACGCGCCACTATTAACCACCTCACGCGCCACCAACCTCctcccaccaccaccacctcaaCCTCTGCCTCCACCATTCCCCAAGATCTCCTTCTCTACTCTCGCCTCTCCCCCATTGCTTCCTCTTGTCACAACCACCCTGACCTTATTCATCAGTACATGAGCTACACTCCCTTCACTTTGTGCCCGCTTGACACCCAGCTTCAAGAGACTCTTATTCTCCGCGGCTGCCACCCGCTGCCTCGCCGCCGCTGTTTCTCGAGGACCCCACCTAAACCCTCCTCTTCCTTGGCGTTAAACCCTTTTGGCCCTCTTCTTGACTCTAATGTTATTTGGACTAATTACAATTGTAAAAGCTTTTCTTGTCTTGTGAAACAAAATCCCAATCTTGGGTTTGATCCCGCTAGTGAAAAAAGCTCatcctttttaaatttcaaaactgAGCTGGATCTCCCAGTTCCACAGTTGTTTCAGATAGCTAAAGCTGCAAACTTTGTTATAAGACTCGGGGTTGATGTGGGTGGTGCTACTGGCTCTTTTGCAGCAAGAATGAAGCTTTATAATGTTACTGTGCTTACCACAACTATGAATCTCGGTGCACCCTATAGTGAGGCTGTGGCTTTAAGAGGGCTTGTGCCTCTGCACGTGCCGTTGCAGCAGCGGCTACCTATTTTTGATGGGGTGGTGGATCTTGTGAGATGTGGGCACGCGGTGAATAGGTGGATACCTTTGACAATGAtggattttttgttttatgatgTCGATAGAGTGCTGAGGGCCGGTGGGTACCTATGGCTGGATCGGTTTTTCAGTAAAGAAGTGGATCTTGAGAAGGTTTATGGACCGTTGATTGGGAAATTGGGTTACAAGAAGGTGAAGTGGGCAACTGCTACAAAGAATGCCAAGACTGGAGATGTTTACTTGACTGCTCTTTTGCAGAAGCCTGTTTCAAAGTGA
- the LOC123219115 gene encoding pterin-4-alpha-carbinolamine dehydratase 2, mitochondrial-like, translating into MARLLQPHLLSLSKTQGPFDSIFRTLFWPHGRNSRVTEIVRGRVGLLPNENKLYGFRTFCTSEDLTTKKCVPCNAKEMRPMAEESAHHLIPKVEGWNLVKEDGILKLNRSWKVKSFTKGMDFFKFVANVAEAEGHHPDLHLVGWNNVKIEIWTHAVGGLTENDFILAAKINKLDLHHLLRKKVSA; encoded by the exons ATGGCTCGGTTGCTTCAACCCCACctcctttctctctctaaaactCAG GGGCCATTCGATTCAATATTTCGAACCCTCTTTTGGCCTCATGGACG CAATTCTCGAGTAACTGAGATAGTACGAGGTCGTGTGGGATTGTTACCGAATGAAAACAAACTATATGGATTTAGAACCTTTTGCACTAGTGAAG ATTTGACGACTAAAAAGTGTGTACCATGCAACGCAAAAGAAATGCGCCCCATGGCCGAAGAAAGTGCACATCATCTAATTCCTAAG GTAGAAGGTTGGAATTTGGTGAAAGAAGATGGTATTTTAAAGCTAAATCGGTCATGGAAAGTGAAGAGCTTTACCAAAGGAATGGACTTCTTTAAGTTTGTAGCCAATGTTGCTGAAGCAGAAG GTCATCATCCAGATCTTCATCTCGTTGGATGGAATAATGTCAAAATTGAGATATGGACTCATGCAGTtg GTGGACTGACAGAAAATGACTTCATACTTGCTGCTAAGATCAACAAACTTGACCTGCACCATCTGCTGAGGAAAAAGGTTTCAGCTTGA